A single region of the Mercenaria mercenaria strain notata chromosome 6, MADL_Memer_1, whole genome shotgun sequence genome encodes:
- the LOC128557834 gene encoding uncharacterized protein LOC128557834: MFAVHEEDQSSHPVAKANTCMPMDVNRESGQEKVQSLGGSETEIHLKTSDEVFFARKLCSKETQTNPCMSMDISVRIKNRLLESENADLKSKLELSTSTFQETPSTPSSEPITCINVQCAFDFSELENDDKKSKIFTGLTYVQLLQLWSYLSPAIPYLKYWDRASTNKDNYNILPKNAFLMTFMRLRNGYTNQDLAYRFGTSLSNTSVIIISWIQFLYSQFLPLKEFVFAERSRIQETMPLCFKTDKNIRCIIDCTEFFSQRPRNFQRQGNLFSSYKSHTTYKILVAVAPNGSIMFVSEVFEGSISDRDIVIKSGFLDLLNPGDTIMADRGFNIKDLLNARKVDLIIPPFLMGRKHLTPQEEALTKDIAKHRIHVEMAIERMKKFKLLQKTIQLYLEPLMSQIVFIVGCLVNFQEPLVK, translated from the exons ATGTTTGCTGTACATGAAGAAGACCAGTCTTCACATCCGGTTGCTAAAGCCAATACATGTATGCCAATG gaTGTTAATAGAGAAAGCGGTCAGGAAAAGGTACAATCCTTAGGAGGAAGTGaaacagaaatacatttaaag aCATCAGATGAAGTATTCTTTGCCAGGAAGCTGTGCAGCAAGGAAACACAGACAAATCCTTGTATGTCGATGGATATTTCAGTAAGAATAAAGAACCGCCTCTTAGAGAGTGAGAATGCAGACTTGAAATCAAAATTGGAATTGTCTACATCAACTTTTCAAGAAACACCAAGCACTCCAAGTAGTGAACCTATTACTTGTATTAATGTACAGTGTGCTTTTGACTTTTCAGAACTGGAGAATGAcgataaaaaatcaaaaattttcacTGGACTAACATATGTGCAGTTGTTGCAACTGTGGAGTTACTTGTCTCCAGCTATTCCTTATTTAAAGTACTGGGATCGTGCATCAACAAACAAAGATAACTATAACATTTTACCTAAAAATGCCTTTCTAATGACATTCATGAGACTTAGAAATGGATACACTAACCAGGACCTTGCATACAGATTCGGAACAAGTTTGTCAAATACGTCAGTTATAATTATATCGTGGATTCAGTTTCTTTATTCGCAGTTTCTTCCTTTAAAAGAATTCGTGTTTGCAGAACGTTCAAGAATACAAGAAACTATGCCTTTGTGctttaaaacagataaaaacatTAGATGTATAATTGACTGCACTGAATTTTTTTCCCAAAGGCCTAGAAATTTTCAGCGTCAAGGCAATCTTTTTTCCAGTTACAAGTCGCAtacaacatacaaaatattagtTGCTGTTGCCCCAAATGGCTCGATCATGTTTGTAAGCGAAGTATTTGAAGGTTCTATCTCAGACAGAGATATTGTGATTAAGTCAGGATTTTTAGATTTGTTAAATCCAGGAGATACAATAATGGCAGATCGTGGTTTCAATATCAAAGACTTACTAAATGCTCGTAAGGTTGATTTAATCATTCCACCTTTTTTGATGGGCCGAAAACATTTAACACCGCAAGAAGAAGCTTTAACAAAAGATATTGCAAAACATCGTATTCATGTTGAAATGGCAATAGAACGAATGAAAAAATTCAAGCTTTTACAAAAGACCATTCAGTTATATTTGGAGCCTCTTATGTCTCAGATTGTTTTTATTGTGGGATGTCTTGTAAATTTTCAAGAACCTCTTGtaaagtaa
- the LOC128558078 gene encoding uncharacterized protein LOC128558078, with the protein MESSEKKRKRGATKHCAYGKCNSDSRYLDRPEMKDVFFIRFPKPGKDFEKCVRWVKACSRKGFDETWVKKDTYICSIHFVGGKGPTDLHPDPIPANATKYDVQRFQKTPRRKVQRCFSLAESQNTNRKNVSLSKPLQYQRHAEQEVAEILLSLSENVVFSL; encoded by the exons ATGGAAAGTAGTGAAAAGAAGCGAAAAAGAGGAGCTACAAAGCACTGTGCGTATGGAAAATGTAACAGTGATTCACGGTACCTAGATCGACCCGAGATGAAAGATGTATTTTTCATCCGATTTCCGAAACCAGGAAAGGACTTTGAAAAGTGTGTTCGCTGGGTGAAAGCCTGCAGTAGGAAAGGTTTTGATGAAACATGGGTGAAGAAGGACACCTACATTTGCAGTATACATTTTGTAGGTGGAAAAGGTCCCACCGATCTCCACCCAGATCCGATCCCTGCAAACGCCACGAAATACGAT GTCCAGCGATTTCAAAAGACACCCAGAAGGAAAGTACAAAGATGTTTTTCTCTCgcagaatcacaaaacacaaacagGAAAAATGTCAGCTTATCTAAACCGTTGCAGTACCAAAGGCATGCTGAGCAAGAAGTCGCAGAGATTTTACTGTCGTTAAGTGAAAATGTAGTATTTAGTTTATAG